A single Garra rufa chromosome 9, GarRuf1.0, whole genome shotgun sequence DNA region contains:
- the znf576.1 gene encoding zinc finger protein 576, tandem duplicate 1, with amino-acid sequence MELASDPLCEPSAPEANLHNEHLSLSDRLSPLETPLDSIVQEIESTERNSGLELKLDLYVPVPPIIEPITPVEETVEHCALPVATQEDTTQPEAVTEGTEEAANFEGIHCENQSSLLKSSADTVTEVECEHASNETSSSDCTPESCVPVEPPMKAPKNHGKVKSPNGSKVYNADRKNIPPKKDKFNPLKIDFSKVIPLTSSQLSLQCLECHIIFSDSKSKERHLKMSHPAEYQQCMLGDALFTCYVCDQHFSSSKELMTHQRTHTGNERFKCPFCSEAFYRSCELTRHKKQTHFSKHGYTCSECGKPFKTFTLLRYHQRVHTAEKPFVCIHKHCGRKFSASKSLQHHLEKHQKEDNLDDQTNASATTKKKRDKGKNERKFPCSQCAAVFKTSKAQLLHIKNKHSQESQNSTLMGPQLKPPGPALTQTANGQPQTLIMETVGPAPQQMDKLDPEQIKRLIEKLGNVQKVNQLVILPLQPQSFGSPHAQPLMQPLHVNFTESTIQPTQCQKSDTDSSKTEQINIPSSEEIGDLQQKEAVLSQEENFILSENSEAQITPVELTQTDVQTQMDEIHLELIPIQTETSVLLDPIPLEVEAPQNDSINEMVQIAEEHFPVTQDIAALETNIEPPLIPPMKTVKSHHVEEDSVPVDTVALEETVTNEEMPCPTQMLDSTELSVESESLVIIEQGDIGKLSQPQELQEIQAQKDQAESEKEPQSQPDSLNIGQNDTMLMEPQSQPASLNTVQNDTMSMEPQSQPDSLNIGQNDTTLMEPQSQPASLNTVQNDTMPMEPQSQPDSLNTVIDLQQSSVLTPDQTTASLQDCPFVQKKIPAKKKRSKKQLVDKVETKEASKLCDGQVASTKKVNTSSKVITKKREKPKKKKLLVKFGPTEKKKSSKPKVIKPSKTKQNQNQQMTDRNQVPELSQHNNKLDFNQKVQKDKKGKGIESSSEAVMKTTGQMTTSSDTVLVEPKATQQVKPQKRKMKNQNNLDKKSNSVQEAHQDEALVPVQKKKKQGKTSAEKCPKKPKVRKTQNDNLKKNSHKLPRHKVTKAKSRPDVSDLAHVEKQALLLLKGHKQPQLKVHKLDATELEKSPPSKCDNKALKKTKKAQSKSLNVAHQKKAKSGENNLLEYQGEPLSFEMPSVENSPGSGSTKPKTVRKRKAPTKIDQEIALSPPYSQLTLGCQDCGKTFSEVSALQQHMASWHSAGKAAFPDETINVAKKRVVRSGPKEKCIPSNVFEIQVATDWDMETEVGEIVGERLSFPALSPSPSLTLASGGVEGKEQEGDKDVEGIVSRLEQPPEQNFLEVCEMPSQDSTPALSKSIVPQELTENASENVSEQAQSNEVGSITETYCTELKDAAEDEIKEELPPEINLVMVGEKNVEENHNTQIDHVSGVSQELENEVTNSGSQLQESAKDDSVVSTQNVLTEPEIKQEEEEVLVRRVDEHKRVIGENSVTKGKKGVERSRGKKPTGRRTSMENRSKKNMEGNKDPQECQVLYHLCVLDTPEGRNKEKDKNGVDASETSQPSSSEEAPEEQVVFELDSVTTSVMDIVNSEDSAFEESRELVRDGSSPGIILEKFLTARERNMENPNAQSQIRARSTLDTSKVTSANTSADVKIEERSSNLAHHSLISSESGTMRGVQMVLVKAEEHLTTNEMFQAIQPVDHHRVACQEKTIYRNRDGSSSDSRVVPLQSYSKQCIFYPVKEEEREHLVEPPQVDQTFLNSGELAAVTPIGASSGIEECEEVRVGSVQMDVQHLYSTSEEGDANAEQQRTQGFLEFLSENSDTDDADNVHSEPEAETIVMSCYHGIQSRGTVHQNGREKCNPSGRVNVGASPTRHTEPERQLNWKPINYFNQYFSVDTWNEIAVCTRETSKLSNLVTEKEVAQYVGIHIAMGTLKFPSTKLYWEDCTRVPLISDAMSASRFCELTRKVKLASSGASAGMSSDQQSEERNRNHPGPSNDAHNNKEAHNCTNLKTDPLWKVTRLIKRVQDGCQALNRQGSYGVDQYPLPFQRHPTHSLLHTVVINGGGLVVDFNLSVDDSNREDVVEKMVSRGKDRNEGMVFLCKPELSTPSMLEHLLEAGVQSAGKVGGARGQIGDEFVSSDGKLKLFRCHHGFILSAVVKEKPRSTSLVSGFERAIKAANLNRDLRSLYRTPCTNSAVSAWPQSVLWDLIDLVLVNAWIQYKQDYSHTTDLLSLMAFRLEVAKALILSSGVDTQDSSPPCPPAPKLHGPETNTRPSQVLETPLPDEHTRYDGFGHWPEQLAEGEEARRCRFGGCERTSRVRCLKCCVFLCISRNHNCFLKFHSQGSS; translated from the exons ATGGAACTTGCTAGTGACCCACTCTGTGAACCATCTGCTCCTGAAGCAAATCTGCACAATGAGCACCTTTCACTTTCAGACCGCCTGTCTCCTTTGGAAACACCATTAGACAGTATCGTACAAGAAATAGAGAGTACAGAACGAAACAGTGGCCTTGAGTTGAAGCTGGACCTCTATGTCCCGGTACCACCAATAATAGAGCCCATAACTCCTGTAGAGGAAACAGTGGAGCATTGTGCACTTCCTGTAGCAACACAAGAGGACACCACACAACCTGAAGCCGTTACAGAAGGAACAGAAGAAGCTGCCAACTTTGAAGGCATTCATTGTGAAAATCAGTCAAGTCTGCTTAAGTCAAGTGCAGATACTGTGACAGAAGTGGAATGTGAGCATGCATCCAATGAAACAAGCTCATCGGATTGTACACCTGAAAGCTGTGTGCCTGTAGAGCCACCAATGAAAGCACCAAAAAATCACGGCAAAGTTAAATCACCAAATGGAAGTAAAGTATATAATGCAGACAGAAAAAACATCCCTCCAAAGAAGGACAAATTTAACCCTTTGAAAATTGACTTCTCTAAAGTAATACCTCTCACCT CCTCCCAGCTCTCACTACAGTGCCTAGAATGTCACATCATCTTCAGTGACTCCAAAAGCAAAGAACGGCACCTTAAAATGAGCCACCCTGCAGAATATCAGCAGTGCATGCTGGGAGATGCCCTTTTTACTTGTTATGTTTGTGATCAGCATTTCAGCTCCTCCAAAGAGCTCATGACCCATCAACGCACACACACAGGAAACGAGCGTTTCAAGTGCCCATTCTGTAGTGAAGCCTTCTACCGATCCTGTGAGCTAACAAGACACAAAAAACAAACTCACTTCAGCAAACATGGATACACCTGCTCAGAGTGTGGCAagccttttaaaacttttaccttGCTCAGATACCACCAACGGGTACACACAGCAGAAAAGCCTTTTGTCTGCATACATAAACACTGCGGTAGAAAGTTTTCTGCATCCAAGTCACTTCAGCATCACTTAGAAAAACACCAGAAAGAAGATAACCTGGATGACCAGACAAATGCTTCAGCCACCACAAAGAAAAAGAGGGATAAAG GAAAAAACGAGCGGAAATTCCCATGCTCACAGTGTGCTGCAGTCTTCAAGACTTCCAAAGCACAACTTCTTCACATCAAAAATAAACACTCTCAAGAGTCACAAAATAGCACTTTGATGGGGCCACAACTAAAGCCACCTGGACCTGCACTGACGCAGACAGCAAATGGACAACCACAGACTCTGATCATGGAAACTGTCGGACCAGCACCACAGCAAATGGATAAGCTTGATCCTGAGCAAATTAAAAGGCTAATCGAAAAACTTGGAAATGTACAGAAAGTGAATCAGCTGGTTATATTGCCTTTGCAGCCACAAAGCTTTGGGTCACCCCATGCACAGCCATTAATGCAACCCTTACATGTGAATTTTACTGAGTCAACCATTCAACCAACACAATGTCAGAAATCTGACACTGACTCATCAAAAACTGAGCAAATTAACATTCCGTCATCAGAAGAAATTGGAGATTTGCAACAAAAGGAAGCTGTTCTGTCACAAGAGGAAAACTTTATTTTATCAGAAAACTCAGAGGCCCAAATAACACCTGTTGAACTGACACAAACAGATGTCCAAACACAAATGGACGAAATTCATCTTGAACTTATAccaatacaaacagaaacttcagTTTTGCTGGATCCAATACCTTTAGAGGTTGAAGCTCCACAGAATGATTCTATCAATGAAATGGTACAAATAGCAGAGGAACATTTTCCAGTCACACAAGACATTGCAGCTTTGGAAACAAACATTGAGCCACCTTTAATTCCTCCAATGAAAACTGTAAAGTCTCATCATGTGGAGGAGGACAGTGTGCCAGTTGACACGGTAGCATTGGAGGAGACGGTTACCAATGAAGAGATGCCATGTCCTACACAAATGCTAGATTCAACAGAATTGTCAGTGGAATCGGAGTCATTGGTGATAATTGAACAGGGTGATATAGGCAAATTAAGTCAACCTCAAGAACTTCAGGAGATCCAAGCTCAAAAAGACCAAGCTGAGTCAGAGAAAGAACCACAATCTCAGCCTGATTCTCTCAACATTGGGCAGAATGACACCATGCTAATGGAACCACAATCTCAACCTGCTTCTCTCAACACTGTGCAGAATGACACCATGTCAATGGAACCACAATCTCAGCCTGATTCTCTCAACATTGGGCAGAATGACACCACGCTAATGGAACCACAATCTCAACCTGCTTCTCTCAACACTGTGCAGAATGACACCATGCCAATGGAACCACAATCTCAGCCTGATTCTCTCAACACCGTAATTGACCTTCAACAAAGCTCTGTGCTCACACCAGACCAGACTACAGCCAGTTTACAGGATTGCCCTTTTGTTCAGAAGAAAATTCCAGCAAAGAAAAAAAGATCTAAGAAACAATTAGTTGACAAAGTAGAGACAAAGGAAGCAAGTAAATTATGCGATGGTCAGGTGGCATCAACCAAGAAAGTTAATACTTCATCAAAAGTAATtactaaaaaaagagaaaaaccaaagaaaaaaAAGCTGCTTGTCAAATTTGGACCAACTGAAAAGAAAAAATCCTCTAAACCGAAGGTAATAAAACCatcaaaaactaaacaaaaccagAACCAGCAAATGACCGATCGAAATCAAGTTCCTGAATTGTCTCAACATAACAATAAGTTGGATTTTAACCAAAAAGTGCAAAAGGATAAAAAAGGAAAGGGGATTGAAAGTTCTTCAGAAGCAGTGATGAAGACAACAGGTCAAATGACTACTTCATCAGACACTGTTTTGGTGGAACCAAAAGCAACACAACAAGTGAAACCCCAGAAGAGAAAAATGAAGAATCAAAATAATTTGGACAAGAAGTCAAACTCTGTTCAGGAGGCTCACCAAGATGAAGCACTGGTACCTGTACAAAAGAAAAAGAAGCAAGGAAAAACATCTGCAGAAAAATGTCCCAAGAAACCCAAGGTTCGGAAGACCCAAAATGATAATTTAAAGAAGAATAGTCACAAATTACCAAGGCATAAAGTAACAAAGGCAAAATCTAGACCTGATGTTTCAGACCTGGCTCATGTAGAGAAACAAGCTTTGCTCTTATTAAAAGGCCACAAGCAGCCTCAGCTCAAGGTACATAAGTTGGATGctactgaacttgagaaatcgcCCCCAAGCAAGTGTGATAACAAGgcattgaaaaaaacaaaaaaggcacaGAGCAAATCCTTAAATGTAGCACACCAAAAGAAAGCAAAATCAGGTGAAAATAATTTGTTAGAGTATCAGGGAGAGCCTCTTTCATTTGAAATGCCCTCTGTAGAGAACAGCCCCGGTTCTGGGTCTACAAAGCCCAAAACTGTACGGAAACGCAAAGCTCCTACAAAGATAGACCAGGAAATTGCATTGAGCCCTCCATATTCTCAACTTACTCTTGGGTGCCAGGACTGTGGAAAGACATTTTCAGAAGTGTCTGCTTTACAGCAACATATGGCATCCTGGCACTCAGCTGGAAAGGCAGCCTTCCCAGATGAGACAATTAATGTTGCTAAAAAGCGAGTCGTAAGATCTGGTCCTAAGGAAAAATGCATTCCCTCTAATGTCTTTGAAATTCAAGTTGCGACAGACTGGGACATGGAGACTGAGGTGGGGGAGATTGTGGGAGAAAGACTATCGTTCCCAGCATTAAGTCCATCTCCTTCTTTGACACTTGCTTCTGGTGGTGTTGAAGGAAAGGAACAAGAAGGAGACAAAGATGTTGAAGGAATTGTTTCTAGACTTGAGCAGCCTCCTGAGCAAAATTTTTTAGAAGTTTGTGAGATGCCTTCACAAGATTCAACCCCAGCCTTAAGCAAAAGTATCGTGCCCCAGGAGCTCACAGAAAATGCTAGTGAGAATGTGTCAGAACAAGCACAGAGTAATGAGGTCGGGTCCATTACAGAAACATATTGCACTGAACTCAAAGATGCAGCAGAGGATGAAATTAAAGAAGAACTGCCCCCAGAGATTAATTTAGTCATGGTGGGTGAAAAAAATGTGGAAGAGAACCATAACACTCAAATAGATCATGTTTCAGGTGTCTCTCAGGAGCTTGAAAATGAAGTGACCAATTCAGGTTCTCAGCTTCAAGAATCTGCAAAAGATGACAGTGTAGTATCGACTCAAAATGTTCTCACTGAACCAGAGATAAAGCAAGAAGAAGAGGAGGTGCTTGTACGTAGAGTTGATGAACATAAAAGAGTGATTGGAGAAAATTCTGTGACAAAAGGTAAAAAAGGAGTTGAAAGAAGCCGGGGCAAGAAACCGACTGGAAGAAGAACTAGCATGGAAAACAGAAGTAAAAAGAACATGGAAGGAAATAAGGATCCACAAGAATGCCAAGTTCTGTATCATCTGTGTGTACTTGATACTCCAGAGGGAAGGAACAAAGAAAAGGACAAGAATGGAGTTGATGCTTCTGAAACTAGTCAACCATCGTCTTCTGAGGAGGCTCCTGAGGAACAGGTCGTTTTTGAGTTGGACTCTGTTACCACAAGTGTAATGGATATTGTAAACTCTGAAGACAGTGCATTTGAAGAATCTAGAGAGCTGGTTCGAGATGGCAGCTCTCCTGGAATCATACTGGAAAAATTCTTGACAGCTCGTGAGAGAAATATGGAAAATCCAAACGCCCAGAGTCAGATTAGG GCACGCTCCACATTGGATACCAGTAAAGTGACTTCAGCTAACACATCAGCTGACGTGAAAATAGAAGAACGTTCTTCAAATCTGGCTCACCACAGTCTGATTTCATCTGAGAGTGGCACGATGCGTGGAGTACAAATGGTTTTGGTCAAAGCTGAAGAGCACTTGACTACAAATGAGATGTTTCAGGCAATCCAGCCTGTGGATCATCATCGTGTTGCATGTCAAG AAAAGACCATTTATAGGAACAGAGATGGCTCATCTTCGGACTCTCGTGTAGTACCCCTGCAGTCCTACAGCAAACAATGTATATTTTATCCTGTTAAAGAGGAAGAGAGGGAACATTTAGTGGAGCCTCCTCAAGTGGATCAGACGTTCTTGAATTCGGGGGAACTTGCAG CTGTAACACCTATAGGGGCTTCATCTGGAATTGAAGAATGTGAGGAAGTCAGGGTGGGTTCGGTACAAATGGACGTGCAACATCTATACTCAACATCTGAAGAGG GTGATGCTAATGCTGAACAGCAGAGAACTCAAGGCTTTTTAGAATTCCTTTCTGAGAATTCAGACACAGATGATGCTGATAATGTCCACTCTGAACCAGAAGCTGAAACCATTGTGATGTCCTGTTACCACGGAATACAGAGTAGGGGTACAGTACATCAAAATGGCAGAGAGAAATGTAATCCAAGTGGCAGAGT AAATGTGGGTGCCTCTCCAACTAGGCACACAGAACCAGAGAGGCAGCTCAACTGGAAGCCCATTAACTACTTTAATCAGTATTTTAGTGTGGACACATGGAATGAAATTGCTGTTTGCACAAGGGAAACATCAAAACTGTCAAACCTTGTTACAGAAAAAGAGGTCGCACAGTATGTGGGAATCCACATCGCAATGGGAACTCTGAAG TTTCCAAGCACAAAGCTCTACTGGGAAGATTGCACACGAGTACCTCTAATCTCCGATGCCATGTCGGCTTCAAGATTCTGTGAGCTCACACGTAAAGTGAAGCTGGCCAGTTCTGGTGCTTCCGCTGGGATGAGTAGCGATCAGCAGTCTGAAGAAAGGAATAGAAACCACCCAGGACCGAGTAATGATGCTCACAATAACAAGGAGGCACATAATTGCACAAACTTAAAGACAGATCCTTTGTGGAAGGTAACGCGGTTGATTAAAAGAGTTCAAGACGGTTGTCAGGCACTGAATCGACAAGGAAGCTATGGGGTCGACCAGTACCCCCTTCCTTTTCAAAGACACCCAACCCATTCATTACTTCACACAGTTGTCATAAATGGTGGAGGGTTGGTTGTGGACTTCAACTTGAGTGTAGACGACTCCAATAGAGAAGATGTAGTGGAGAAAATGGTCTCTAGGGGTAAGGACAGAAATGAAGGAATGGTGTTTCTTTGCAAACCGGAGCTTTCTACACCTTCTATGCTGGAGCATCTTTTAGAGGCTGGTGTGCAAAGCGCTGGAAAGGTTGGTGGGGCAAGAGGACAAATAGGTGATGAGTTTGTGAGCTCGGATGGAAAACTCAAGCTTTTCAGATGTCATCATGGCTTTATCCTTTCAGCAGTGGTAAAGGAAAAGCCTCGCTCAACATCTCTTGTCAGCGGCTTTGAGAGAGCAATTAAAGCAGCGAATCTCAACCGTGACTTGAGAAGTCTTTATCGCACTCCCTGCACCAACTCAGCAGTCAGCGCTTGGCCACAATCTGTTCTTTGGGACTTAATCGATCTGGTTTTGGTAAATGCATGGATACAGTACAAGCAAGATTACAGTCATACTACAGATCTGTTATCACTTATGGCGTTTCGTTTGGAGGTGGCCAAAGCATTGATTCTCTCCAGCGGCGTTGACACACAAGACTCATCACCTCCCTGCCCTCCTGCTCCAAAACTACATGGGCCAGAGACAAACACAAGACCTTCTCAGGTTCTTGAGACCCCTTTGCCTGATGAACATACACGGTATGATGGCTTTGGCCACTGgccagagcagctggcagagggcGAGGAGGCCAGGAGGTGTCGATTTGGAGGCTGTGAGAGAACCTCACGTGTGCGGTGTCTCAAGTGCTGTGTGTTCCTGTGCATTTCTCGAAACCACAACTGCTTCCTGAAGTTTCACAGTCAGGGGTCTTCATGA
- the znf576.2 gene encoding zinc finger protein 576.2 has protein sequence MDSNILNIEEIVMGGGEVAAPAELPSEKTEDTYTTSIQQHVPPPVIQSYQHESLQCFQCFITFCNSKAKERHMKKSHREEYKQQLQQCDTLFTCYVCDRTFPSSEELTQHQSTHNKEDKPFKCAHCKECFRTFSELTTHRRQVCPERQFVCKECNETFRSPGLLRNHRLTQHPVPMDGEDGEDSSKTYRCGKCGKGFEEEAELLQHQENHAGDRHCNGSAAGKRRGRPPKTEPAAAGETKAKIKKEEDEAEGPEETNHSEDASAKPATAEVKTPGRRGRPAKSTQEDDKAENDDKKAVLQPALQIPCTECDLTFPSLTQLRAHKKEKHTQRKPHPCGECEESFNRPEQLEAHTARAHSAGRHTCPTCGKSFGRESNLKAHQQSHGKEEKPVGKR, from the exons ATGGACTCTAACATACTGAATATAGAGGAGATAGTAATGGGCGGAGGAGAGGTTGCTGCCCCTGCTGAACTGCCTTCTGAGAAGACAGAGGATACCTACACCACCTCCATTCAGCAACATGTACCTCCTCCTGTCATTCAATCCT ACCAGCATGAAAGCCTGCAGTGTTTCCAATGTTTTATTACTTTCTGCAACTCAAAAGCTAAGGAAAGGCATATGAAGAAGAGTCATCGGGAAGAGTATAAACAGCAGCTTCAACAG TGCGATACTCTGTTCACATGCTATGTGTGCGATCGAACCTTCCCCTCCTCTGAGGAACTGACACAACATCAGTCGACCCACAACAAGGAGGACAAGCCCTTCAAATGTGCACATTGCAAAGAATGTTTCCGCACATTCTCAGAG TTAACAACACATCGGCGGCAAGTATGTCCTGAACGTCAGTTTGTTTGCAAAGAATGCAACGAGACGTTTCGAAGCCCTGGACTTTTGCGTAACCATCGTTTGACCCAACACCCTGTGCCCATGGATGGAGAGGATGGGGAGGATTCCTCCAAGACCTACCGATGTGGTAAATGCGGTAAGGGATTTGAAGAAGAAGCAGAGCTCCTGCAACATCAAGAGAACCATGCAGGTGACCGGCACTGCAACGGCAGCGCCGCTGGCAAACGTCGAGGGAGACCTCCAAAAACTGAGCCCGCAGCAGCTGGTGAAACGAAAGCCAAGATAAAAAAGGAGGAGGATGAGGCAGAGGGGCCTGAGGAAACCAACCATTCAGAAGACGCTTCTGCAAAACCAGCCACAGCTGAAGTGAAGACGCCAGGAAGGCGAGGACGCCCAGCCAAATCTACCCAGGAAGATGACAAAGCAGAAAATGATGACAAGAAAGCCGTTCTTCAGCCAGCTCTGCAGATCCCTTGCACAGAATGTGACCTCACTTTCCCCAGCCTGACGCAGCTTCGAGCACATAAGAAAGAGAAGCACACGCAGCGCAAGCCTCACCCTTGTGGAGAATGTGAGGAGAGTTTTAATCGACCCGAGCAGCTGGAGGCCCACACAGCAAGGGCACATAGTGCCGGCCGGCACACTTGCCCTACATGCGGGAAAAGCTTTGGCAGAGAAAGTAACCTGAAGGCTCATCAACAGAGCCATGGAAAAGAAGAGAAGCCAGTTGGCAAGAGATAA